A genome region from Scleropages formosus chromosome 6, fSclFor1.1, whole genome shotgun sequence includes the following:
- the LOC108925045 gene encoding cytochrome b ascorbate-dependent protein 3-like has product MRSPVYFYTSFLLCLVLGIICVIFVCYWNTRWRGGFAWDGSGLQFNWHPVLMVTGMVVLYGYAIVLYRIPLAWGWNKQPWKLLHAGLLLLALLLSVLGLCAVFNFHNTLSIAHLYSLHSWLGISTAALFTCQWVLGLVAFIFPCSPVFFRKLLKPIHIWMGSIIFILSIASCISGINEKLFLVLDRNSTQRYSALPPEAVHANSLGVLIVGFGLVVLNILSRQTCEWSEPGHLEPLLHEES; this is encoded by the exons ATGAGATCACCAGTTTATTTCTACACATCCTTCCTTCTCTGCCTGGTCCTGGGGATCATTTGTGTGATCTTTGTGTGCTACTGGAACACGAGGTGGCGTGGGGGTTTTGCATGGGATGGCTCGGGCCTGCAGTTCAACTGGCACCCAGTCCTCATGGTCACAGGGATGGTGGTGCTGTATGGATATG CTATAGTCCTTTACCGTATTCCCTTGGCCTGGGGGTGGAACAAGCAGCCTTGGAAGCTCCTGCATGcaggtctgctgctgctggcattgCTTTTGTCAGTCCTGGGGCTCTGTGCTGTCTTTAACTTCCACAATACCCTCAGCATCGCCCATCTGTACTCTCTACACAGCTGGCTGGGCATCTCCACAGCAGCTCTCTTCACCTGTCAG tgggTGCTGGGACTGGTTGCGTTCATTTTCCCTTGCAGTCCAGTATTCTTCCGTAAACTGTTGAAGCCTATTCACATATGGATGGGAAGCATCATCTTCATCCTAAGCATTGCATCATGCATCTCTGGCATCAATGAAAAACTCTTCCTTGTTCT TGATCGCAACTCCACCCAGAGGTACTCAGCACTGCCCCCAGAAGCTGTTCATGCCAACTCCCTGGGAGTTCTCATTGTGGGGTTTGGACTGGTCGTCCTAAACATCTTGTCCAGACAAACATGTGAATGGTCAGAGCCAGGCCATTTAgag CCACTACTTCATGAAGAGAGTTGA